Proteins co-encoded in one Elusimicrobiota bacterium genomic window:
- a CDS encoding putative sulfate exporter family transporter translates to MLSFFFWALFLSVLTPWVSAPFALFLGICFALIFNRRHSASLKSATKILLQASVVGLGFGMNLGRLIEAGVSGFVYTAGGLVFAMAAGLFLGRRLGVPGKTAYLISSGTAICGGSAIAAVGPIIGADSEEMSVSLGTVFILNSAALFIFPLVGAALNLTQEQFGLWAALAIHDTSSVVGAVSKYGAGALAVGTTVKLARALWIVPMSLATAAFYRSKAVIVWPWFILFFVIAAVLNTYFPLPGGVYAGIALTGKAGLKGTLFLIGSGMSLSAVKKVGPRPFLHSLILWAVVSLISLALIMGGSI, encoded by the coding sequence ATGCTTTCTTTTTTTTTCTGGGCTCTTTTTCTATCTGTATTAACTCCTTGGGTTTCCGCGCCCTTCGCTTTATTTTTAGGCATTTGTTTCGCGCTTATTTTTAACCGGCGGCATTCTGCTTCGCTAAAGAGCGCAACGAAAATTTTGCTTCAAGCCAGCGTCGTGGGCCTGGGATTCGGCATGAATTTGGGGCGGCTCATCGAAGCGGGAGTAAGCGGATTTGTTTATACGGCAGGGGGTCTGGTTTTTGCCATGGCCGCCGGCCTTTTTCTGGGACGACGGCTCGGCGTGCCGGGCAAAACCGCGTATTTGATTTCTTCGGGAACCGCGATTTGCGGAGGCAGCGCCATCGCGGCCGTGGGGCCCATCATTGGCGCGGATTCCGAGGAAATGTCGGTTTCCCTAGGCACGGTTTTTATCCTCAATTCCGCGGCGCTTTTTATTTTCCCCCTGGTCGGCGCCGCCTTAAATTTAACGCAGGAGCAATTCGGGCTCTGGGCGGCTTTGGCTATTCACGACACCAGTTCCGTTGTCGGCGCCGTCTCCAAATACGGGGCCGGGGCCTTGGCTGTGGGAACTACGGTTAAATTAGCGCGCGCTTTGTGGATTGTGCCCATGTCTTTGGCCACCGCGGCTTTTTACCGTTCCAAAGCCGTGATTGTCTGGCCCTGGTTTATTCTGTTTTTCGTGATCGCGGCCGTGTTGAACACCTATTTCCCATTGCCGGGCGGCGTTTACGCCGGTATCGCTTTGACCGGGAAAGCCGGGCTTAAAGGCACGCTGTTTTTAATCGGCAGCGGGATGTCCCTGTCCGCCGTCAAAAAAGTGGGCCCACGTCCTTTTCTTCATAGTCTTATCTTATGGGCCGTTGTTTCTTTAATATCGTTGGCGTTGATTATGGGCGGGTCGATCTGA